The Chitinophaga sp. H8 genome contains a region encoding:
- the hemG gene encoding protoporphyrinogen oxidase, translating into MKEQPVLIVGAGISGLSIAYELQKQQIPYTVLEAGPDAGGVIQSFHKDGFELDAGPNTLAATTETLAFIQELGLTDQMLEATAASKKRYLVRNSQLHTISPNPLKILTTGYLSRNAKWRLFTESFRKPVIPVGEESVANFINRRFGKEIADYLLDPILSGIYAGNLDLLSVEEVLPALPKWEKQYGSVTKGLMKEKGAMAGRKIINFKGGNGLLVKRLRERLQTPVRFNCTVSHLEPAPDGYLVKYTDNGQPAELTARRVVFATPAYATAANIHQLDPTTAAKLNKVPYPRMGVLHLGFDAAALKAPLEGFGFLVPAAEKKHFLGSICNSAIFPSKAPEGKILFTVFIGGARQEKLFDVMSQAALQENVLREFRELLQLSDKPVMQHFSVWEHAIPQLNVGHAAIRKAVDTFQQKFPGLHISGNYLCGVAIPALLQHARTLAMELMKK; encoded by the coding sequence ATGAAGGAACAGCCCGTTTTAATCGTAGGTGCCGGGATTTCCGGCTTGAGTATCGCATATGAGCTGCAAAAGCAGCAGATTCCATATACCGTGCTGGAAGCTGGCCCGGATGCAGGGGGCGTTATACAATCTTTTCATAAAGATGGTTTTGAGCTGGATGCGGGGCCCAATACCCTGGCAGCTACGACAGAAACCCTGGCATTTATTCAGGAGCTGGGCCTGACGGATCAGATGCTGGAAGCCACAGCCGCCAGCAAAAAAAGGTACCTGGTAAGAAATAGCCAGCTGCATACCATTTCTCCCAATCCGCTGAAAATACTGACCACTGGTTATTTAAGCAGAAATGCCAAATGGAGGCTGTTTACGGAAAGTTTCCGTAAACCTGTTATTCCTGTGGGAGAAGAATCTGTCGCTAACTTTATCAACCGCCGTTTTGGAAAAGAAATAGCTGATTACTTACTGGATCCGATATTATCCGGTATTTATGCGGGCAACCTGGACCTGCTGAGTGTAGAAGAAGTATTACCAGCTTTACCTAAGTGGGAAAAGCAATATGGCAGCGTTACCAAAGGGCTGATGAAGGAAAAAGGCGCTATGGCAGGCCGGAAGATCATTAACTTTAAGGGAGGGAATGGCTTGCTGGTAAAACGTTTGCGGGAGCGCCTGCAAACGCCGGTCCGGTTTAATTGTACTGTGAGTCACCTGGAGCCGGCTCCGGATGGGTATCTCGTTAAATATACGGACAACGGACAGCCAGCTGAATTAACTGCCCGCCGTGTTGTTTTTGCCACACCAGCCTATGCTACCGCTGCCAATATCCATCAGCTGGATCCGACAACAGCTGCTAAACTGAACAAAGTGCCTTATCCACGTATGGGGGTATTGCATCTGGGGTTTGATGCTGCGGCGCTGAAGGCACCTCTGGAAGGATTTGGATTTTTGGTACCCGCTGCAGAAAAAAAGCATTTCTTAGGATCCATTTGTAATTCTGCTATTTTCCCGTCCAAAGCACCGGAAGGTAAAATCTTATTTACTGTCTTTATAGGAGGTGCCCGTCAGGAAAAATTGTTTGATGTCATGAGCCAGGCAGCGTTACAGGAAAATGTGCTGCGGGAGTTCCGTGAATTGTTGCAATTATCGGATAAGCCGGTTATGCAGCATTTCAGTGTATGGGAGCATGCTATACCGCAACTGAATGTGGGGCATGCAGCTATACGCAAAGCGGTAGACACGTTCCAGCAAAAATTCCCTGGTTTACACATCAGTGGGAATTACCTTTGTGGCGTGGCTATTCCGGCATTATTACAACATGCGAGAACATTGGCGATGGAATTGATGAAAAAATAA
- a CDS encoding Re/Si-specific NAD(P)(+) transhydrogenase subunit alpha: MIAGVLKEKPGETRVSLVPEVVKQLSQMSVTVWVEQGAGASAFYTDDAYIQAGAVIKTAMEIITQADILFSLQLPEKDLWEQIPAGKVLIGVFQPLYHTQQVAQWAGRGFTIFSLDAIPRTTRAQSMDVLSSQANIAGYKAVLLAAYAYPRYFPMFMTAAGSIAPAKVLILGAGVAGLQAIATARRLGAVVEVFDTRPAVKEEVMSLGARFVEVEGAADASGAGGYAVEQNESYQLKQQERIAESAAKADIIITTAQIPGKAAPVLITKTMLDQMRPGAVIIDLAAATGGNTEVTRNDTTVEYKGVHIIGNSNLPAAMPADASKLYAKNVFNFLKLILTKEGALQLNFEDDIVQGACITHNGEVMNERVKRVLESV; this comes from the coding sequence ATGATTGCAGGCGTACTCAAAGAGAAACCAGGCGAAACGAGAGTGTCGTTAGTTCCGGAAGTAGTAAAGCAACTCAGTCAAATGTCGGTAACAGTATGGGTGGAGCAAGGGGCCGGAGCCAGCGCTTTTTATACAGATGACGCCTATATACAAGCCGGCGCAGTCATCAAAACTGCGATGGAAATTATAACACAGGCTGACATCCTCTTCAGCCTTCAATTACCTGAAAAAGATTTATGGGAGCAGATACCGGCGGGGAAAGTGCTGATAGGTGTTTTTCAACCGCTGTATCATACACAGCAGGTAGCACAGTGGGCCGGCAGGGGATTTACTATTTTCAGTCTGGATGCCATTCCCCGCACCACACGCGCACAAAGCATGGATGTATTGAGTTCCCAGGCCAATATCGCCGGTTATAAGGCGGTACTGCTGGCCGCGTATGCTTATCCGCGTTATTTTCCCATGTTTATGACTGCAGCAGGAAGCATTGCACCCGCTAAAGTGTTGATCTTAGGCGCCGGGGTAGCAGGCCTGCAGGCGATTGCTACAGCCAGAAGACTGGGAGCAGTAGTGGAAGTATTTGATACCCGCCCAGCTGTAAAAGAAGAGGTGATGAGCCTGGGAGCACGGTTTGTAGAAGTGGAAGGCGCGGCGGATGCTTCAGGTGCCGGTGGTTATGCAGTAGAACAGAACGAATCCTATCAACTCAAACAGCAGGAGCGGATCGCGGAAAGTGCAGCCAAAGCAGATATTATCATTACCACAGCACAGATCCCCGGCAAAGCAGCCCCCGTGTTGATCACCAAAACCATGCTGGATCAGATGCGGCCCGGAGCGGTGATTATTGACCTCGCTGCTGCTACCGGCGGCAATACCGAAGTAACCCGGAATGATACTACTGTTGAGTATAAAGGCGTGCATATTATTGGCAATTCCAATCTCCCGGCGGCTATGCCGGCAGATGCCAGTAAACTTTATGCGAAGAACGTATTCAACTTTCTCAAATTAATACTGACAAAAGAAGGTGCATTACAACTGAATTTTGAGGACGATATTGTACAAGGAGCCTGTATTACGCATAATGGTGAAGTGATGAATGAACGCGTAAAACGGGTGTTGGAAAGTGTGTAG
- a CDS encoding NAD(P) transhydrogenase subunit alpha — MASIIAFLHLHIELIYIVILSIFLGVEVISRVPSVLHTPLMSGANAIHGVVVIGAIIVMGSAEPDNYVALILGFLAVILGTLNVVGGFVVTDRMLEMFKGKKSK, encoded by the coding sequence ATGGCATCCATTATTGCTTTTCTGCACTTGCACATAGAACTGATCTACATTGTTATCCTGTCTATATTTCTGGGAGTGGAAGTAATATCCCGCGTGCCATCTGTTTTACATACGCCGTTAATGAGTGGAGCCAATGCCATTCATGGGGTGGTGGTCATCGGGGCCATTATTGTGATGGGCAGTGCAGAACCGGATAATTATGTGGCGTTGATATTAGGTTTTCTGGCCGTGATATTAGGTACGCTGAATGTGGTAGGGGGCTTTGTGGTAACCGACCGTATGCTGGAAATGTTTAAAGGGAAAAAATCGAAATAG
- a CDS encoding NAD(P)(+) transhydrogenase (Re/Si-specific) subunit beta, protein MGSGILSLVYLIGSVTFIVGLKMLSHPATARKGNLVAAGGMVLAILGTIFLYETEGQHLRNYGWIFSGLLIGGIVGVMAAKKVQMTAMPEMVSMFNGMGGACAALISIVEFHHLITLPHVAPGAGGWISVPPFDGPVAYADAGKLLIILLGLIIGSVSFAGSVIAWGKLNGSIKDYAFKGQHIINLLILGVLLIAAVYLVATIGHTVTIDYSLPKYFVQVAPVVHILFYVVLALSLLYGVFFVQPIGGADMPVVISLLNSFTGVAAACGGFLYNNPVMLTGGILVGSAGTILTILMCKAMNRSLKNVLIGSFGGAKAGAGAKGPQGSYKEISVSDAAVVLAYAHKVMIVPGYGLAVAQAQHACHELEKLLEEKGVEVKYAIHPVAGRMPGHMNVLLAEADVPYEKLLEMEQANEEFPTTDAVLVLGANDVVNPAAKNDPDSPIYGMPILEVENARLTIVNKRSMKPGYAGIENDLFFQPKTSMLFGDAKKMMQELVAEIKQL, encoded by the coding sequence ATGGGATCCGGCATTTTATCACTCGTTTACCTGATAGGCTCTGTTACTTTTATTGTTGGTTTAAAAATGTTAAGCCATCCGGCTACTGCACGGAAAGGTAACCTGGTGGCGGCAGGGGGAATGGTGCTGGCTATTTTGGGAACTATTTTTTTGTATGAAACGGAGGGGCAGCATCTGCGCAATTACGGCTGGATTTTTAGCGGTTTACTGATAGGAGGGATTGTGGGGGTAATGGCCGCCAAGAAAGTACAAATGACGGCCATGCCTGAAATGGTGAGTATGTTCAACGGGATGGGAGGGGCTTGTGCAGCGTTAATTTCAATTGTAGAATTCCATCATCTTATTACGTTGCCGCACGTTGCACCGGGGGCAGGCGGTTGGATTTCCGTTCCTCCTTTTGACGGGCCGGTAGCTTACGCCGATGCCGGCAAATTACTGATCATTTTACTGGGGTTGATTATTGGGTCCGTTTCCTTTGCGGGGAGTGTAATTGCCTGGGGAAAACTCAATGGCAGTATTAAGGATTATGCTTTCAAGGGGCAGCATATTATCAATCTGTTGATACTAGGAGTATTGCTGATTGCTGCGGTTTACCTGGTGGCTACTATAGGGCATACTGTAACGATTGACTATAGTTTGCCCAAGTACTTCGTGCAGGTTGCGCCTGTTGTTCATATCCTCTTTTACGTGGTGCTGGCTTTGTCCTTGCTGTACGGGGTATTTTTTGTGCAGCCTATCGGGGGGGCAGATATGCCGGTAGTCATTTCTCTGTTGAACTCTTTTACCGGGGTGGCAGCAGCTTGTGGCGGATTCCTGTATAATAATCCGGTAATGCTGACAGGTGGGATATTGGTAGGTTCTGCGGGTACTATTCTGACTATCTTGATGTGCAAGGCGATGAACCGTTCGCTGAAGAATGTATTAATAGGTTCATTCGGCGGCGCTAAAGCTGGTGCGGGTGCAAAAGGCCCACAGGGATCCTATAAAGAGATCAGCGTGTCTGATGCAGCTGTGGTACTGGCATATGCGCATAAAGTGATGATAGTACCCGGATATGGACTGGCAGTAGCGCAAGCCCAGCATGCTTGTCATGAACTGGAAAAATTGCTGGAGGAAAAAGGGGTAGAAGTAAAATATGCCATTCACCCGGTAGCAGGGCGTATGCCTGGACACATGAATGTACTGTTGGCAGAAGCAGATGTGCCGTATGAGAAATTACTGGAAATGGAGCAGGCTAATGAGGAGTTTCCTACTACAGATGCGGTGTTGGTGCTGGGCGCTAATGACGTGGTTAACCCAGCGGCTAAAAATGATCCCGATAGTCCTATTTATGGAATGCCTATACTGGAAGTGGAAAATGCCCGCTTAACGATTGTGAATAAACGTAGTATGAAGCCGGGGTATGCCGGTATTGAAAATGACCTGTTTTTTCAGCCCAAAACTTCCATGCTTTTCGGGGATGCCAAGAAGATGATGCAGGAGCTGGTAGCTGAAATAAAGCAGTTATAA
- a CDS encoding LysM peptidoglycan-binding domain-containing protein has protein sequence MVKSIISVVVFALCAGGLQAQDAYQVQGTSPDLYLSHTVTKGETLYSLGRAFGLSPKEIAASNNISPDQGLQLGHTIRIPLNKNNFSQKADAGTAGGYHPVVHKVTDKETLYRVSVNHNKVPLDNIRKWNNFTGDGLKKDGLIIIGWVKSSGAPAAAAPAPVVKNEPAAAPPPAPAVVKETPAPVEKETPAPVEKEVANVPPPPPPAVVSTPSVVTTPPSSGTFEQIYQQQTKNGKDVTSEKGPGTWFKSNAAGKYYALHNTAPRGTIVKVTNPLNGKSIYAKVLDVIPQMKQNAGLIVKLSDGAQQALGANEARFYCELSYEN, from the coding sequence ATGGTAAAATCGATTATTTCTGTTGTTGTATTCGCTTTATGTGCTGGAGGCCTTCAGGCGCAGGATGCATACCAGGTACAGGGAACTTCTCCTGACCTTTATTTATCACACACCGTAACAAAAGGAGAAACTTTATATAGCCTGGGACGCGCTTTTGGCCTGTCTCCCAAAGAAATAGCTGCCTCCAATAATATTTCTCCGGATCAGGGGTTACAATTGGGGCATACCATCCGTATCCCGCTTAACAAAAACAATTTTTCGCAGAAGGCAGATGCCGGAACTGCGGGAGGATACCATCCGGTAGTGCATAAAGTAACCGATAAAGAAACGTTGTACCGGGTAAGTGTGAATCACAATAAGGTACCACTGGATAATATCCGTAAGTGGAATAATTTTACAGGAGATGGCCTGAAAAAAGATGGGCTGATTATTATTGGATGGGTAAAAAGTAGTGGCGCTCCTGCGGCGGCTGCTCCGGCACCTGTAGTAAAGAATGAACCTGCTGCGGCGCCACCACCTGCACCGGCAGTAGTAAAAGAAACGCCTGCACCAGTAGAGAAGGAAACACCTGCTCCGGTAGAGAAAGAAGTAGCGAATGTGCCACCACCTCCGCCACCTGCGGTAGTTTCAACGCCTTCCGTGGTAACTACACCGCCATCTTCCGGCACTTTTGAGCAGATCTACCAGCAGCAAACTAAAAATGGCAAGGACGTTACTTCAGAAAAAGGACCAGGTACCTGGTTTAAAAGTAATGCTGCCGGAAAATATTATGCCCTGCATAATACAGCTCCCCGTGGTACGATCGTAAAAGTGACCAATCCGCTGAATGGTAAATCTATCTACGCCAAAGTGCTGGATGTCATCCCTCAGATGAAACAGAATGCCGGCCTGATCGTAAAACTGAGCGATGGGGCACAGCAGGCACTGGGTGCTAATGAAGCCCGCTTCTACTGTGAGCTGAGCTACGAGAACTAG
- the fmt gene encoding methionyl-tRNA formyltransferase, translating to MSTKDLRIVFMGTPDFAVASLDILVQHGYNIVGVITAPDKPAGRGLQVQESAIKKYAAGKGLPVLQPEKLKHPDFLAALQALKADLQVVVAFRMLPEAVWNMPPMGTINVHASLLPNYRGAAPINWAIINGEKVSGVTTFKLQHAIDTGDILFSESVSIGEEETAGELHDKLMQTGAGLLLKTVQAIAQNQVQEIPQAHLPEAEIKHAPKIFKENCQINWQQPLDKIHNLVRGLSPYPTAWTLLKGKNLKIFKAVKEHTTPAVAPGEVITDHKTYLKFAATDGYLVLQEIQLEGKKKMEIEAFLRGYRFE from the coding sequence ATGTCTACAAAAGATTTAAGAATTGTTTTTATGGGAACCCCTGACTTTGCAGTGGCTTCCCTGGATATATTGGTTCAGCACGGATATAACATTGTGGGTGTAATTACTGCTCCCGACAAGCCCGCCGGCAGAGGATTACAGGTGCAGGAAAGCGCAATAAAAAAATATGCTGCCGGCAAAGGGCTGCCCGTTTTACAGCCGGAAAAACTAAAGCACCCTGATTTTTTAGCAGCACTACAGGCTTTAAAAGCCGATTTACAGGTAGTAGTAGCTTTTCGTATGCTGCCGGAAGCAGTATGGAACATGCCTCCCATGGGTACTATTAATGTACACGCCTCCCTGCTTCCCAACTACCGGGGAGCAGCTCCTATCAACTGGGCTATCATCAATGGTGAAAAAGTATCCGGTGTGACCACCTTCAAGCTCCAACATGCTATTGATACGGGAGATATCCTCTTCAGTGAAAGTGTCAGCATCGGGGAGGAGGAAACCGCCGGAGAACTGCATGACAAGCTCATGCAAACCGGAGCTGGCTTATTGTTGAAAACTGTACAGGCCATCGCACAAAACCAGGTACAGGAAATACCACAAGCCCATCTGCCGGAAGCGGAGATCAAACACGCCCCCAAAATATTCAAGGAAAATTGCCAGATCAACTGGCAGCAGCCTTTAGACAAAATCCATAACCTGGTAAGAGGCTTAAGCCCTTATCCTACCGCCTGGACATTGTTAAAAGGGAAGAACCTGAAAATATTCAAAGCAGTAAAAGAACATACCACACCTGCCGTTGCTCCCGGCGAAGTGATTACGGATCATAAAACTTACCTGAAATTTGCGGCAACAGACGGCTACCTGGTATTACAGGAAATACAGCTGGAAGGCAAGAAGAAAATGGAAATTGAAGCCTTTCTGAGAGGGTACCGGTTTGAATAG
- a CDS encoding exo-beta-N-acetylmuramidase NamZ family protein translates to MNRILTLCFALLLPCFVIAQSTGSAAPVTGAEQTSAYLPLLKGKGVALLVNQTATIGNTHLVDSLVKLNITIRKIFSPEHGFRGDADAGEKVGNSTDPQTGIPIVSLYGQHRKATAADLQDVDVLIFDIQDVGARFYTYISSLQELMESAAENNKLLIVLDRPNPNGHYVDGPVLEPAFKSFVGMQPIPLVHGMTVGEYAGLLNGEKWLSKGVTCQLKVIPCKNYTHQTVYHLPIKPSPNLPNMASIYLYPSICLFEGTALSLGRGTDKPFQVIGHPGFPKNLYQFTPHSTAGAKNPVLKDQTCYGYDLSGSPETVLQETGNQLQLKWLIKAWQLFPEKDKFFTPFFNKLAGNSLLMQQIKNGTPEAAIRKSWEPGLKRFKQLRKKYLLYAE, encoded by the coding sequence ATGAACAGGATCCTTACTTTATGCTTCGCCCTATTACTGCCTTGTTTTGTTATAGCGCAATCCACCGGCAGTGCAGCACCCGTTACCGGTGCTGAACAAACCAGCGCTTACCTGCCCCTGCTAAAAGGAAAAGGGGTGGCCTTACTGGTAAATCAGACGGCTACTATCGGGAATACCCACCTGGTAGACTCCCTGGTAAAACTCAATATCACAATCCGGAAAATATTCAGCCCCGAACATGGGTTTCGTGGAGATGCAGATGCCGGTGAAAAAGTAGGCAACAGTACCGACCCCCAAACAGGTATCCCCATTGTATCGCTTTATGGCCAGCATCGTAAAGCCACCGCTGCCGATCTGCAGGATGTGGATGTCCTGATCTTTGATATACAGGATGTAGGTGCTCGTTTCTATACATATATTTCCTCCCTGCAGGAACTCATGGAGTCTGCTGCGGAAAACAATAAACTGCTGATCGTACTGGATCGTCCCAATCCCAACGGACACTATGTGGATGGTCCTGTATTGGAACCGGCATTCAAATCATTTGTAGGGATGCAACCCATTCCACTGGTTCATGGCATGACAGTAGGAGAATATGCCGGCCTTTTAAATGGCGAAAAATGGCTCAGTAAGGGGGTTACCTGCCAGCTGAAAGTGATCCCCTGTAAAAATTATACGCATCAAACCGTGTATCATTTACCGATAAAGCCCTCTCCTAACCTTCCTAACATGGCATCCATCTACCTGTATCCTTCCATCTGCCTGTTTGAAGGCACAGCATTAAGTCTGGGCAGGGGTACAGATAAACCCTTCCAGGTAATAGGACATCCCGGATTCCCAAAAAATCTGTATCAATTTACACCGCATAGCACCGCGGGGGCCAAGAATCCGGTATTAAAAGACCAAACCTGCTATGGATATGACCTGTCTGGCAGCCCGGAAACAGTGCTGCAGGAAACCGGCAATCAGCTGCAATTAAAGTGGCTGATAAAAGCCTGGCAGCTGTTTCCCGAAAAAGATAAATTCTTCACGCCCTTTTTCAATAAACTGGCAGGTAATAGCCTGCTGATGCAGCAAATCAAGAATGGTACACCGGAGGCTGCTATCCGCAAAAGCTGGGAGCCTGGCCTGAAACGTTTTAAACAGCTCAGAAAAAAGTACCTGCTATATGCTGAATAA
- a CDS encoding FKBP-type peptidyl-prolyl cis-trans isomerase, giving the protein MQSVKNGDTVKVHYHGRLTNGTTFDSSEGRPPLEFQVGAGMVIKGFDNGVVDMKVGEKKTLNIPVDQAYGPKNEELIMDFPKGNIPADLNPEVGMELQMSNPEGQVFPVKVAAIGSEFITLDANHPLAGEALVFDIELVEIA; this is encoded by the coding sequence ATGCAATCTGTTAAAAACGGGGATACCGTGAAAGTGCATTATCATGGCCGTTTAACCAATGGTACTACTTTTGATTCTTCTGAGGGCAGACCTCCACTGGAGTTTCAGGTAGGTGCTGGTATGGTTATCAAAGGTTTTGATAATGGTGTGGTAGATATGAAAGTTGGTGAGAAGAAAACTTTGAATATTCCTGTTGATCAGGCATATGGTCCCAAAAATGAGGAATTGATCATGGATTTCCCTAAAGGAAACATTCCTGCTGACCTGAACCCTGAAGTGGGTATGGAATTGCAGATGAGCAATCCTGAAGGACAGGTATTCCCGGTGAAAGTTGCTGCTATTGGTAGTGAATTTATTACCCTGGATGCTAACCATCCTTTGGCTGGCGAAGCGCTGGTTTTTGATATCGAACTGGTAGAAATAGCTTAG
- a CDS encoding acyl-CoA thioesterase → MTLEEQKAFAVTRIFKAVFPNTVNHYDTLFGGTAMHAMDEVAFITATRFSRMRMVTVSSDRIDFKKPIPHGTIIELVGEIVHVGKTSLKVQVTVFVEQMYANHREKAIEGTFTFVAIDDQKRPTSIVLPGN, encoded by the coding sequence ATGACATTAGAAGAACAGAAAGCATTTGCGGTAACCCGCATTTTCAAAGCCGTATTTCCCAATACAGTAAATCATTATGATACCTTGTTTGGCGGTACTGCCATGCATGCCATGGATGAAGTAGCATTTATTACTGCTACCCGCTTCAGCCGGATGCGGATGGTAACCGTATCATCCGACCGGATCGATTTCAAGAAACCTATTCCGCATGGTACTATTATCGAACTGGTAGGTGAAATCGTACATGTGGGAAAAACCAGCCTGAAAGTACAAGTCACTGTTTTTGTAGAACAGATGTACGCCAATCATCGCGAAAAAGCAATAGAAGGCACTTTCACCTTTGTGGCTATTGATGACCAGAAAAGGCCTACCAGCATCGTATTACCAGGTAATTAA
- a CDS encoding cysteine-rich CWC family protein, with the protein MACHETVSCPRCNKCFECRVGSILRCQCQAVTLTEEERQHINENYSSCLCANCLRAMKADYKQHRFRQRINRLFSLFGKR; encoded by the coding sequence ATGGCTTGTCACGAAACCGTATCCTGTCCCCGTTGCAATAAATGCTTCGAATGCCGCGTAGGCAGCATCCTGCGCTGCCAATGCCAGGCCGTAACGCTTACTGAAGAAGAACGGCAACATATAAACGAAAACTACAGCAGCTGCCTTTGTGCAAATTGCCTGAGGGCAATGAAAGCGGACTATAAACAACACCGGTTCCGCCAGCGGATCAACCGCTTATTTTCTTTATTCGGTAAACGATAA